One Corynebacterium uterequi DNA segment encodes these proteins:
- the serA gene encoding phosphoglycerate dehydrogenase produces the protein MIPVSKPVVLIADKLSQSTVDALGQGVEVRWVDGPNRAELLAAVPEADALLVRSATTVDEEVLAQASKLKIVGRAGVGLDNVDIDAATERGVMVVNAPTSNIHSACEHAVTLLLATARQIPAADKTLRAGQWKRSAFKGVEIFGKTVGIVGFGHIGQLFAQRLRAFETQIIAHDPYANPARAAQLGVELVSLPELMERSDFVTIHLPKTKETAGMFGAELLAKSKPGQIIVNAARGGLVDEQALADAIKAGRIRGAGFDVYATEPCTDSPLFGLDEVVVTPHLGASTAEAQDRAGTDVAASVLKALAGEFVPDAVNVVGGPVGEEVSLWLNLVRKLGLMAGSLLHGAPDTLEVQARGELSSEDVSVLGLAAVRGLFQSVTAEPVTFVNAPQIAADRGLTYRTSTAAESVSHRSAVEVRVIAADGEAVSVVGALTGLNRLEKIVRLGGRGLDMRAIGINLLLSYDDVPGALGKAGSIIGEQGINIDAAALSQTPDGAGATLILRVERELPEDVVARIAEALSAEAVQIDLD, from the coding sequence ATGATTCCCGTGTCCAAGCCCGTCGTGTTGATCGCCGACAAACTCTCTCAGTCCACCGTTGATGCCCTGGGACAAGGCGTGGAAGTGCGCTGGGTTGACGGTCCCAACCGCGCCGAGCTGCTCGCCGCGGTACCCGAGGCCGACGCCCTGCTCGTCCGTTCGGCGACCACCGTCGACGAGGAGGTCCTCGCGCAGGCGTCGAAACTCAAGATCGTCGGCCGGGCGGGGGTGGGACTCGACAACGTAGACATCGACGCCGCCACCGAGCGGGGCGTCATGGTCGTCAACGCACCCACCTCGAACATCCACTCCGCGTGCGAACACGCCGTCACCTTGCTGCTGGCCACCGCCCGCCAGATCCCGGCGGCGGACAAGACGCTGCGAGCAGGGCAGTGGAAGCGCTCCGCCTTCAAAGGCGTGGAGATCTTTGGCAAAACCGTGGGCATCGTCGGCTTCGGCCACATCGGGCAGCTGTTCGCCCAGCGCTTGCGTGCTTTCGAAACGCAGATCATCGCCCACGATCCCTACGCCAACCCGGCCCGGGCCGCCCAACTGGGCGTCGAGCTGGTGAGCCTGCCGGAGCTGATGGAGCGCTCCGACTTCGTGACCATCCACCTTCCCAAGACGAAGGAGACGGCCGGCATGTTCGGGGCAGAATTGCTGGCGAAGTCCAAGCCCGGACAGATCATTGTCAACGCCGCGCGCGGCGGCCTGGTCGACGAGCAGGCGCTTGCCGATGCGATTAAGGCCGGGCGGATCCGGGGAGCTGGTTTCGACGTCTACGCCACGGAGCCGTGCACCGATTCGCCGCTATTCGGCCTCGACGAGGTAGTCGTTACGCCCCACCTCGGAGCGTCCACCGCGGAGGCGCAGGATCGAGCCGGCACCGATGTCGCCGCGTCCGTGCTCAAGGCGTTAGCGGGGGAGTTTGTCCCGGACGCGGTGAACGTCGTCGGCGGCCCGGTCGGCGAAGAGGTGTCTCTCTGGCTCAACCTTGTGCGCAAGCTCGGGCTCATGGCGGGTTCGCTGCTGCACGGCGCCCCCGACACCCTGGAGGTGCAGGCGCGAGGCGAGCTGTCGAGCGAGGACGTCTCCGTGCTGGGGCTCGCGGCCGTGCGTGGCCTCTTCCAGAGCGTGACCGCGGAACCGGTCACCTTCGTCAATGCGCCGCAGATCGCCGCGGACCGCGGATTGACCTACCGGACGTCGACGGCGGCCGAATCCGTCTCCCACCGGTCCGCGGTGGAGGTCCGGGTCATCGCGGCTGACGGTGAGGCGGTGTCCGTGGTCGGTGCCCTGACCGGGCTCAACCGCCTGGAGAAGATCGTCCGCCTCGGCGGTCGGGGTCTTGACATGCGGGCGATCGGGATCAATCTGCTGCTTAGCTACGACGACGTGCCCGGTGCGCTGGGCAAGGCGGGATCGATCATCGGCGAGCAGGGTATCAACATCGACGCGGCGGCCCTGTCGCAGACGCCGGATGGGGCCGGTGCCACGCTCATCCTGCGGGTGGAGCGGGAGCTACCCGAAGACGTCGTCGCTCGCATTGCAGAAGCCCTCTCCGCAGAGGCTGTTCAAATCGATCTGGATTAA
- a CDS encoding carbon starvation CstA family protein has product MTIANPPRPVGDRGREPDVEYTVVDGVEHPVAVRPQRIIGTGEKIFLAVAAILAAAGWAAIALGRGETISSVWLVFAAVGSYIIGYSLYARLIEYNVVKPRNTRATPAEYVNDGKDYVPTDRRVLFGHHFAAIAGAGPLVGPVMAAQMGYLPGTLWIVLGVIFAGAVQDYLVLWVSTRRRGRSLGQMIRDEMGRIGGTAGILATLAIMIIIIAVLALIIVNALAESPWGVFSIAMTIPIALFMGLYLRYLRPGRVSEVSVIGVVLLLASIIGGGWVSSTEWGIAVFTLSKEALAVCIIAYGIIAAILPVWLLLAPRDYLSTFMKIGVIALLAIAILVERPDVQMPSVTVFATSGGGPVFSGSLFPFLFITIACGALSGFHALISSGTTPKLIEKESHMRAIGYGGMLMESFVAVMALITAVVIDRHMYFAMNAPAALTGGTAQGAAEFVAGLHLPGDPVTAAELDAAAAAVGEHTIVSRTGGAPTLAFGMSQIMTDITGNAALQSFWYHFAIMFEALFILTTVDAGTRVARFMMTDALSNVPGLGKFADTNWRLGSWIATLAVCALWGAILIMGVTDPLGGINVLFPLFGIANQLLAAMALALVMVIVVKKGYYRWAWIPGVPLVWDLIVTMTASWQKIFHSDPSIGYWAQHARFKEAAQQGLESFGSASSPEAIDAVVRNTFIQGCLSILFAVLVLVVVGTAVVVCLQAIRQGDVDDSEDDEHPSTLFLPVGMMATPREKEVMKAYGIDPVSTGGH; this is encoded by the coding sequence ATGACTATTGCTAACCCCCCGCGCCCGGTGGGCGACCGGGGGCGGGAACCCGACGTCGAGTACACCGTCGTCGACGGCGTCGAGCACCCCGTCGCCGTCCGACCGCAGCGGATAATCGGTACGGGAGAAAAAATCTTCCTGGCCGTCGCCGCTATTCTCGCTGCCGCGGGATGGGCTGCCATCGCCCTGGGCCGCGGCGAGACCATCAGCTCCGTGTGGCTGGTGTTCGCCGCAGTCGGTTCCTACATCATCGGCTATTCCCTCTACGCCCGGCTCATCGAATACAACGTCGTCAAGCCGCGTAACACCCGGGCGACGCCGGCCGAGTACGTCAACGACGGCAAGGACTACGTTCCGACCGATCGTCGCGTCCTTTTCGGCCACCACTTCGCCGCCATCGCCGGTGCCGGCCCGCTCGTCGGCCCCGTCATGGCTGCCCAGATGGGCTACCTGCCGGGCACGCTGTGGATCGTCCTCGGCGTGATTTTCGCCGGCGCGGTCCAGGATTACCTGGTGCTGTGGGTGTCTACCCGGCGCCGTGGCCGCTCGCTGGGCCAGATGATCCGCGACGAGATGGGACGCATCGGCGGAACCGCCGGCATTCTGGCCACCCTGGCGATCATGATTATCATCATCGCCGTGCTGGCGCTCATCATCGTCAACGCGTTGGCGGAGAGCCCGTGGGGCGTGTTCTCCATCGCCATGACCATTCCGATCGCGCTGTTCATGGGCCTGTACCTGCGCTACTTGCGCCCGGGCCGGGTCAGCGAGGTGTCCGTTATTGGCGTCGTGCTGCTGCTGGCGTCGATCATCGGCGGCGGCTGGGTGTCCTCCACGGAGTGGGGCATTGCGGTATTCACCCTGAGCAAGGAAGCCCTGGCGGTGTGCATCATCGCGTACGGCATCATCGCCGCCATCCTGCCGGTGTGGCTGTTGCTGGCGCCGCGTGACTACCTGTCTACCTTCATGAAGATCGGTGTCATTGCCCTGCTCGCCATCGCCATTCTGGTGGAGCGGCCCGATGTGCAGATGCCGTCCGTCACCGTCTTCGCCACCTCCGGTGGCGGCCCGGTGTTCTCCGGTAGCCTGTTCCCCTTCCTCTTCATCACTATCGCCTGTGGTGCGTTGTCGGGCTTCCACGCCCTGATCTCCTCGGGTACCACTCCTAAGCTCATTGAGAAGGAATCCCACATGCGTGCCATCGGCTACGGCGGCATGCTCATGGAGTCCTTCGTGGCCGTCATGGCGCTCATCACGGCCGTGGTTATCGATCGCCACATGTACTTTGCGATGAACGCCCCGGCCGCGCTGACCGGCGGCACCGCCCAGGGTGCGGCCGAGTTCGTGGCCGGCCTGCACCTGCCGGGTGATCCGGTGACGGCAGCCGAGCTCGACGCCGCGGCGGCGGCCGTCGGCGAGCACACCATCGTCTCCCGCACCGGCGGTGCGCCGACGCTCGCCTTCGGCATGAGCCAGATCATGACGGACATCACCGGCAACGCGGCCCTGCAGTCCTTCTGGTACCACTTCGCCATCATGTTTGAGGCACTGTTCATCCTCACCACCGTCGACGCTGGCACCCGCGTCGCCCGGTTCATGATGACCGACGCCCTGTCGAACGTCCCGGGCCTCGGTAAGTTCGCCGACACCAACTGGCGGCTGGGTTCGTGGATCGCCACCCTCGCGGTGTGCGCGCTGTGGGGAGCGATCCTCATCATGGGCGTCACCGACCCGCTGGGCGGCATCAACGTGCTCTTCCCGCTGTTCGGCATCGCCAACCAGCTCCTTGCCGCCATGGCGCTGGCCCTGGTCATGGTCATTGTTGTCAAGAAGGGCTACTACCGGTGGGCCTGGATCCCCGGCGTGCCCTTGGTGTGGGATCTCATCGTCACCATGACGGCCTCCTGGCAGAAGATTTTCCATTCCGATCCCTCCATTGGTTACTGGGCGCAGCACGCCCGCTTCAAGGAGGCCGCACAGCAAGGGTTGGAGTCCTTCGGCTCCGCATCGAGCCCGGAGGCGATCGACGCCGTGGTGCGTAACACGTTCATCCAGGGCTGCCTGTCCATCCTGTTCGCGGTGCTGGTGCTCGTGGTGGTCGGCACGGCGGTCGTCGTGTGCCTGCAGGCGATTCGCCAAGGCGACGTCGACGACAGCGAGGATGACGAACACCCGTCGACGCTGTTCCTTCCCGTCGGGATGATGGCCACCCCGCGCGAGAAGGAGGTCATGAAGGCCTACGGTATCGACCCCGTGAGCACGGGAGGCCACTAG
- a CDS encoding YbdD/YjiX family protein: MVAALKSVLWYVRELMGDHDYEKYCAHLREHHPGAPVPTEREYWRARYAEQDANPGARCC; the protein is encoded by the coding sequence GTGGTTGCCGCGCTCAAGTCGGTGCTCTGGTACGTCCGTGAGCTCATGGGCGACCATGACTACGAGAAGTACTGCGCTCATCTGCGAGAGCACCACCCGGGGGCGCCGGTACCGACCGAGCGCGAGTACTGGCGGGCGCGCTACGCCGAACAAGACGCGAACCCGGGGGCGCGCTGCTGCTAA
- a CDS encoding 3-isopropylmalate dehydrogenase: protein MKLAVIGGDGIGPEVTAEALKVLRAVRDDIEVTEFDLGAQRYLATGDLLTDEDLAALKEHDAILLGAVGLPGAVPPGVLERELLLKLRFSLDHHVNLRPSKLYPRAHSPLKNPGEIDFVVVREGTEGLYAGNGGSLRAGTPHEVASEVSQNTRFGAERVVRDAFERAMSRRKHLTLVHKKNVLVHAGDLWQRTVDEVAADYPEVTVDYNHIDAATIYMVTDPSRYDVIVTDNLFGDILTDLAGAVTGGIGLAASGNIDATRTNPSMFEPVHGSAPDIAGQGIADPTAAILSAALLLRHLGDDDNAERIETAVAEHVAQRGEGPLNTVEIGDQIAAMLAPAL, encoded by the coding sequence ATGAAACTTGCTGTCATTGGCGGCGACGGCATCGGCCCCGAGGTCACCGCTGAGGCGCTGAAGGTCCTGCGCGCCGTTCGAGACGACATCGAGGTCACCGAGTTCGACCTCGGTGCCCAGCGTTACCTCGCCACGGGCGACCTGCTCACCGACGAGGATCTGGCCGCGCTCAAGGAGCACGACGCCATCCTGCTCGGCGCCGTCGGGCTGCCCGGCGCTGTCCCCCCTGGAGTGCTCGAGCGAGAACTGCTGCTCAAGCTGCGCTTCAGCCTTGACCACCACGTCAACCTGCGCCCCAGCAAGCTGTACCCACGGGCACACTCGCCGCTGAAGAATCCGGGGGAGATCGACTTCGTCGTCGTCCGCGAGGGCACCGAAGGGCTGTACGCCGGCAACGGCGGCTCCCTGCGCGCCGGGACTCCGCACGAGGTGGCCAGTGAGGTGTCGCAGAACACCCGCTTCGGCGCCGAACGAGTGGTGCGTGATGCCTTCGAGCGCGCCATGTCCCGGCGCAAGCACCTCACGCTTGTGCACAAAAAGAACGTGCTGGTCCACGCCGGCGACCTGTGGCAGCGCACCGTCGACGAGGTAGCTGCCGATTACCCCGAGGTCACCGTTGACTACAACCACATCGATGCAGCCACGATCTACATGGTGACCGACCCGTCGCGCTACGATGTCATCGTCACCGACAACCTCTTCGGCGATATCCTCACGGACCTCGCGGGCGCGGTCACCGGAGGCATCGGACTGGCTGCCTCGGGCAACATCGACGCCACGCGCACCAACCCGTCCATGTTTGAGCCAGTTCATGGCTCGGCGCCGGACATCGCCGGCCAGGGCATCGCCGATCCGACGGCCGCCATCCTTTCCGCGGCACTGCTGCTGCGCCACCTGGGCGACGATGATAACGCCGAACGCATCGAGACCGCCGTGGCCGAGCACGTCGCCCAGCGGGGGGAGGGGCCCCTCAACACCGTGGAGATTGGCGACCAAATCGCGGCCATGCTGGCACCGGCTCTGTAA
- a CDS encoding fumarylacetoacetate hydrolase family protein, whose protein sequence is MRFARIAAPEGLTFAVVDGDDVKQIAGTPFTEPDYTGRSWELSQVRLLAPTLPSKVIIVDHNRADGGSLPGVMTLKPATAVVGPGMPIKIPDFATDVECSGGLALVIGRPCKNVKAQDWKTVVRGATIGNDVTSRDLLAVDGDATRAKGSDTFCPLGPWIDTDLSALGLDDAQVTLRRTRDGATTAATATPLGADFGQIIEYVTASMTLLPGDVVCVGSSAGATSVEPGDTVTVEIPGLGTLTNPVQKG, encoded by the coding sequence ATGCGCTTTGCTCGAATTGCTGCCCCCGAGGGGCTGACCTTCGCCGTCGTCGACGGCGACGACGTGAAACAGATCGCCGGCACCCCGTTCACCGAGCCGGACTATACGGGCCGCTCGTGGGAGCTCTCGCAGGTGCGCCTACTTGCGCCGACGCTGCCGTCGAAGGTCATCATCGTTGACCATAACCGCGCCGACGGCGGCTCGCTGCCCGGGGTTATGACCCTGAAGCCGGCAACGGCCGTGGTGGGACCCGGGATGCCCATCAAGATCCCCGACTTCGCCACCGACGTCGAATGCTCAGGGGGGCTGGCGCTCGTTATCGGCCGACCCTGCAAGAATGTCAAGGCGCAGGACTGGAAAACAGTGGTTAGGGGCGCGACCATCGGCAACGACGTCACCTCCCGCGACCTGCTAGCCGTTGATGGCGACGCCACCCGCGCCAAGGGCAGTGACACGTTCTGCCCGCTTGGACCGTGGATCGACACGGACCTTAGTGCCCTCGGCCTCGACGATGCGCAGGTCACACTCCGACGCACCCGCGACGGCGCTACCACCGCTGCAACCGCCACGCCGCTCGGTGCGGACTTCGGCCAGATCATCGAGTATGTCACTGCGTCCATGACGCTGCTTCCCGGCGATGTGGTGTGCGTTGGCTCGTCGGCGGGTGCCACATCGGTTGAGCCGGGGGACACGGTGACGGTGGAGATTCCCGGCCTTGGCACCCTGACCAACCCGGTGCAGAAGGGTTAG
- a CDS encoding isochorismate synthase: protein MSARRPTTAPDFLLSRAHGSVRTQGARKTFTDPWAAADALHDGDVPMVVGALPFERSAPAALTVPKKIIRESGPLEPHSYYRFGPGARLSARIEHVDPAEHEHLRRIEAAIETIRNSKLDKVVLARAVNIAFDPPVDPLLVAARLIDRSNNRDGFIADLTPAGLDGHMLVGSSPEVLVRRHGSVISAYPLAGSAPRHEDPARDAEAGYLLAESAKDLSEHQYVVEHLRAALGPLCSRLDAPAVPELTKTNEMWHLATPIVGELANPATTALELALRIYPTPAVCGTPTDAAEALIQTAESDRSFYAGAVGWCDNTGDGEYMVAIRCAEVAGDGRSARAWAGGGIVADSDADEELAETSAKLRTILRSLDL, encoded by the coding sequence ATGTCTGCTCGTCGCCCTACCACCGCCCCGGACTTCTTGCTCTCCCGGGCACACGGATCGGTTCGCACCCAAGGTGCGCGCAAGACTTTCACCGACCCGTGGGCGGCCGCGGATGCACTGCACGACGGCGATGTCCCCATGGTGGTCGGGGCGCTGCCCTTCGAGCGTTCAGCACCGGCCGCACTAACGGTGCCGAAGAAGATCATCCGCGAATCCGGCCCGCTGGAACCGCACTCCTACTATCGCTTCGGACCGGGCGCCCGGCTGAGTGCGCGCATCGAGCACGTGGACCCCGCCGAACACGAGCATCTTCGACGCATCGAGGCGGCCATTGAAACGATCCGCAACTCCAAGCTCGACAAAGTTGTGCTCGCGCGGGCGGTGAACATCGCCTTCGACCCGCCGGTGGACCCTCTGCTCGTCGCGGCACGGCTCATTGACCGCTCGAACAACCGCGATGGCTTTATCGCCGATCTCACCCCTGCGGGTCTTGACGGCCACATGCTCGTCGGATCCTCCCCGGAAGTGCTGGTCCGCCGCCACGGAAGCGTCATCTCCGCCTATCCCCTGGCCGGCTCCGCTCCGCGTCACGAGGACCCCGCTCGCGACGCCGAGGCCGGTTATCTCCTCGCCGAGTCAGCCAAGGATCTCTCCGAGCACCAGTACGTCGTGGAACACCTGCGTGCGGCGCTGGGGCCGCTGTGCTCCCGGCTCGACGCCCCGGCAGTTCCAGAGCTGACGAAGACGAACGAGATGTGGCACCTGGCGACCCCGATTGTCGGCGAGCTGGCGAACCCGGCGACCACTGCGCTGGAACTGGCGCTGCGCATCTACCCCACACCGGCGGTGTGCGGCACCCCGACTGACGCCGCAGAGGCCCTCATCCAAACCGCCGAGAGCGACCGCTCCTTCTATGCCGGCGCCGTGGGCTGGTGCGACAACACCGGCGACGGCGAGTACATGGTGGCCATCCGCTGCGCAGAGGTTGCCGGGGACGGCCGGAGTGCGCGCGCCTGGGCGGGCGGGGGCATCGTCGCAGACTCGGATGCGGACGAGGAGCTCGCTGAAACCTCAGCAAAGCTGCGTACCATCCTGCGTTCTCTGGATCTTTAA
- the gltX gene encoding glutamate--tRNA ligase — MTHSDVRVRFCPSPTGTPHVGMVRTALFNWGYARHTGGQLIFRIEDTDAARDSEDSYQAIIDSLTWLGLDWDEGVVTGGPHEPYRQSQRMDIYADVLTKLIDAGEVYPAYSTAEEVSQRHRDAGRDPQLGYDNFDRDLTQEQIDAYEAEGRKPVWRLRMPDKVWRWHDLVRGDMEIRPETQPDYVVARSTGAPLYTLVNPVDDCLMGITHVLRGEDLLSSTPRQIALYEALQRIGIATFTPQFGHLPFVMGEGNKKLSKRDPESNLFNHRDAGIIPEGMLNYLALLGWSLSSDQDIFGVDEFIAAFDVKDVLGNPARFDEKKLLAINADHIRLLEPTDFRHRLRDYFTDYTDFPVDYPEEKFALAAELVQTRIKTLGDAYGLLKFLVTEDEELKLNDKAARKNLKEDAVQPLDEAIAALEALRDWRTADIEKALSEALIERLELKPRKAYGALRVAISGEQVSPPLFESMELLGRESTLARLRAARELTPWVA; from the coding sequence ATGACTCACAGCGATGTACGCGTACGATTCTGCCCTTCCCCGACTGGTACCCCGCACGTCGGGATGGTGCGCACGGCTCTCTTCAACTGGGGCTACGCTCGCCACACTGGCGGCCAGCTCATTTTCCGCATCGAGGATACCGACGCTGCCCGGGACTCCGAGGACTCGTATCAGGCGATCATCGACTCGCTGACCTGGCTGGGGCTCGACTGGGATGAAGGCGTGGTGACGGGCGGACCGCACGAGCCCTACCGCCAGTCGCAGCGGATGGACATCTACGCGGACGTGCTCACCAAGCTCATCGACGCCGGGGAGGTCTATCCCGCCTACTCCACCGCGGAGGAGGTCTCCCAGCGTCACCGCGACGCCGGTCGTGACCCGCAGCTGGGATATGACAACTTCGACCGGGACCTCACCCAGGAGCAGATCGACGCCTACGAGGCCGAGGGCCGCAAGCCCGTGTGGCGCCTGCGGATGCCGGATAAGGTCTGGCGCTGGCACGACCTGGTTCGCGGGGACATGGAGATTCGTCCCGAGACCCAGCCGGATTACGTCGTGGCCCGCTCCACCGGCGCGCCGCTGTACACGCTGGTCAATCCCGTCGACGACTGCCTGATGGGCATCACCCACGTCCTGCGCGGCGAGGACCTGCTGTCCTCCACGCCCCGGCAGATCGCGCTCTACGAGGCCCTTCAGCGCATCGGTATCGCTACCTTCACTCCGCAGTTCGGCCACCTGCCCTTCGTCATGGGTGAGGGCAACAAGAAGCTGTCCAAGCGCGACCCGGAGTCGAACCTCTTCAACCACCGCGACGCCGGGATCATCCCCGAAGGCATGCTCAACTATCTGGCGCTGCTGGGGTGGTCGCTTTCTTCCGACCAGGACATCTTCGGCGTCGACGAGTTCATCGCCGCCTTTGACGTGAAGGACGTCCTCGGTAATCCGGCGCGCTTCGACGAGAAGAAGCTGCTGGCCATCAACGCCGACCACATTCGGTTGCTGGAGCCGACGGATTTCCGCCACCGCCTGCGCGACTACTTCACCGACTACACCGACTTCCCCGTGGACTACCCGGAGGAGAAGTTCGCCCTAGCCGCCGAGCTCGTCCAGACTCGCATCAAGACCCTCGGCGACGCCTACGGTTTGCTGAAGTTCCTGGTCACCGAGGATGAGGAGCTGAAGCTCAACGACAAGGCCGCCCGCAAGAACCTCAAGGAAGACGCGGTTCAGCCGCTCGATGAGGCCATTGCCGCTTTGGAGGCTCTGCGCGACTGGCGGACCGCGGACATCGAGAAGGCCCTGTCCGAGGCGCTCATCGAGCGCCTGGAGCTCAAGCCCCGTAAGGCCTACGGAGCCCTGCGGGTGGCCATTTCCGGCGAGCAGGTCTCCCCGCCGCTGTTTGAGTCCATGGAGTTGCTCGGTCGCGAATCCACCCTGGCGCGCCTGAGGGCTGCCCGGGAGCTCACCCCCTGGGTGGCCTAG
- a CDS encoding response regulator transcription factor: protein MPTADPPIRILIADDQALVRGALAALLGTEKDMVVVAQTGTGADVVELARTHLVDVALLDIEMPDVDGIAACAALTAAGLTTATIIVTTFGRPGYLRRALASGATGFVVKDTPPDQLAEAIRRVARGLRVIDPTVAEESLFTPDSPLSPREEIICRLVLAGASTADIAHSLHLTQGTVRNHFSAIIAKTNSANRFEAASTARDNGWL from the coding sequence GTGCCGACCGCTGACCCACCCATCAGGATCCTCATCGCCGACGATCAAGCACTCGTCCGCGGTGCCCTCGCGGCCCTCCTCGGCACGGAGAAGGACATGGTGGTCGTTGCCCAAACCGGCACCGGCGCCGACGTAGTCGAGCTCGCTCGTACCCACCTCGTCGACGTCGCCCTACTCGACATCGAGATGCCCGATGTCGACGGCATCGCCGCCTGCGCGGCACTAACGGCGGCAGGACTGACAACTGCCACCATCATCGTCACGACCTTTGGTCGCCCGGGTTATCTCCGTCGGGCGTTGGCGTCCGGGGCCACCGGTTTCGTCGTCAAAGACACGCCTCCTGACCAGCTCGCGGAGGCCATTCGGCGAGTCGCGCGGGGCTTGCGGGTCATCGACCCGACGGTCGCAGAGGAGTCCCTGTTCACCCCGGATTCACCGCTCAGCCCCCGCGAAGAGATCATTTGCCGTTTAGTCCTAGCGGGCGCGTCGACGGCGGATATTGCCCACAGTCTTCACCTCACCCAGGGCACGGTCCGCAACCACTTCTCCGCCATCATCGCCAAGACCAACAGTGCGAACCGCTTCGAGGCGGCCTCGACCGCCCGGGACAACGGCTGGCTCTAG
- a CDS encoding sensor histidine kinase — MSASPLSGAFSRPFRGFDHRAALSNSVWLVFLIAAVTPTIANPANAWPHRVAILVHAAAFGALFWFIVGSADYYPRGWPERHRQVLTIFVLSASALSAIPLLHQWSIVYFPFVASHLAFGFSNRTGGILVAVTAEGVFAAAWAFDDRYLLSYFIVLVFWPAFVWLLSVFSRLEETTRHAREELQLVRERETIARDIHDLLGHTLTVMNLKAELASRLVAVDPDAARREIDHIASLSRTALAEARSTVTRMRSPDFAGEVEAAARGLSTAGISADLPDADSVGAVSGGNAQLFTWVLKEATTNILRHSAAARVVVQCSTHKLQIDDDGVGFPPSILLDPLALPSGLGGLARRVHDAGGALHLSTSELGGARILVTLTRDAVPMEVDRADR, encoded by the coding sequence ATGTCCGCCTCGCCGCTTAGCGGCGCCTTCAGCCGCCCCTTCCGCGGCTTCGATCACCGCGCTGCGCTGAGCAACTCGGTGTGGTTGGTCTTCCTCATCGCGGCCGTGACCCCGACCATTGCCAACCCCGCCAACGCCTGGCCTCACCGGGTGGCGATCCTCGTCCACGCCGCGGCCTTCGGTGCGCTCTTCTGGTTCATCGTGGGCTCGGCGGATTATTATCCTCGCGGGTGGCCGGAGCGGCATCGACAGGTGCTGACCATTTTTGTGCTCAGCGCCTCGGCGCTCAGCGCGATTCCACTCCTGCACCAGTGGTCTATCGTTTACTTCCCCTTCGTAGCCAGTCACCTCGCCTTCGGCTTCTCTAACCGGACCGGCGGTATTCTTGTCGCCGTGACGGCCGAGGGTGTCTTCGCAGCAGCCTGGGCTTTTGATGACCGCTACCTGCTCAGTTACTTCATCGTCCTGGTGTTCTGGCCGGCTTTCGTCTGGCTGCTCAGCGTCTTTTCCCGGTTGGAGGAGACTACCCGCCACGCCCGCGAGGAGCTTCAACTCGTCCGCGAGCGCGAGACCATAGCCCGGGACATTCACGATCTGTTGGGGCACACCCTCACCGTTATGAATCTCAAGGCTGAGCTCGCCTCCCGGCTGGTCGCCGTCGATCCCGATGCCGCTCGCCGCGAGATTGACCACATTGCGTCGCTGTCGCGCACCGCTTTGGCAGAGGCTCGGTCGACGGTCACGCGGATGCGTAGCCCGGATTTTGCCGGCGAGGTCGAAGCCGCTGCCCGCGGCCTGAGCACTGCCGGGATCTCCGCAGACCTGCCCGATGCTGACAGTGTCGGCGCCGTCTCCGGCGGCAACGCCCAACTCTTCACCTGGGTTCTTAAGGAGGCGACGACGAACATCCTGCGCCACTCCGCGGCCGCCCGAGTCGTTGTTCAATGCTCCACCCACAAGCTGCAGATCGACGACGACGGCGTCGGTTTCCCGCCCTCGATACTCCTCGACCCACTCGCGCTACCCAGCGGCTTGGGCGGGCTGGCCCGGCGCGTGCACGACGCTGGCGGGGCGCTGCACCTATCCACCAGCGAGCTAGGCGGGGCGCGCATCCTCGTCACCCTCACTCGCGACGCCGTCCCCATGGAGGTTGACCGTGCCGACCGCTGA